The Micromonospora sp. Llam0 genome includes a window with the following:
- a CDS encoding WXG100 family type VII secretion target, translating into MNTNTGLMVQTEKDVDDVANRLTGNLNQLMDQLMPLYDQWKGIGAGSFQQVRQAFDEDMARLNIALRSIAEAVGSAGKDYEVSDEEIKSEMDSAGATAGQITAALKL; encoded by the coding sequence ATGAACACCAATACCGGGCTGATGGTTCAGACCGAGAAGGACGTCGATGACGTCGCGAACCGGCTGACCGGCAACCTGAACCAGTTGATGGACCAGCTCATGCCGCTCTACGACCAGTGGAAGGGCATCGGTGCCGGCTCGTTCCAGCAGGTGCGTCAGGCGTTCGACGAGGACATGGCGCGGCTGAACATCGCGTTGCGGTCGATCGCCGAGGCGGTCGGTTCGGCCGGTAAGGACTACGAAGTCAGCGACGAAGAGATCAAATCCGAGATGGATTCGGCGGGGGCGACCGCCGGCCAGATCACCGCGGCTCTGAAGCTCTGA
- the eccD gene encoding type VII secretion integral membrane protein EccD: protein MVTQAGTGLARIAVVAPTRRIDLALPEHLPLVGLLPAVLRQADENASDGTADGGWALRRTNGSTLDLNRTLAAQQVRDGETLHLLPRRTEWPELAYDDLMEAIAAGARRRGLSWTPAATRLTGLLTGAVLLLLALVAVVTGGGTGVAAGAALLGTAAVLVAVGVLLSRAMADSLAGAVLAALALPYAFVGGAVSLAGGEPVTELGAPHLLVGSAALTLTGVFGMLGVGDAGRVFVAAIFTGVSGTTGAVLAVGPLDGPRAAAVLVAAVTLLLPALPLISVRAGKLPMPALPRTAEDLVRDDPQPDRAEIYRATARADEVLTGLMFGTAVVAAAGSAVLAFSATVGAVLLVAVVTAGQLLRARLVSTIRHRVPLLAGGLVGVGLLTLIGTGGMAAGTRLALLPVVLLVVALVLAAGMVYSRRPPTPRLARLGDGLDVVLQLAVVPVACAVLGLYGFMRAING, encoded by the coding sequence GTGGTCACCCAGGCCGGAACCGGACTCGCCCGGATCGCCGTCGTGGCGCCGACCCGACGCATCGACCTCGCCCTGCCGGAACACCTGCCGCTGGTCGGGCTGCTTCCGGCGGTGCTGCGGCAGGCCGACGAGAACGCTTCCGACGGTACGGCCGACGGCGGCTGGGCGTTGCGGCGTACCAACGGATCCACCCTGGACCTCAACCGTACGCTCGCCGCGCAGCAGGTCCGCGACGGCGAGACGCTGCATCTGCTGCCCCGCCGCACCGAGTGGCCGGAGCTGGCCTACGACGACCTGATGGAGGCGATCGCCGCCGGCGCCCGGCGGCGCGGACTGTCCTGGACACCGGCCGCCACCCGGCTGACCGGCCTGCTGACCGGGGCCGTGCTGCTGCTGCTCGCCCTGGTCGCGGTGGTGACCGGCGGCGGCACCGGGGTGGCCGCCGGGGCGGCCCTGCTCGGCACCGCCGCCGTGCTGGTCGCGGTCGGCGTGCTGCTGTCCCGGGCGATGGCCGACTCGCTGGCCGGCGCGGTGCTCGCCGCACTGGCCCTGCCGTACGCGTTCGTCGGCGGTGCGGTGTCGCTGGCCGGCGGTGAACCGGTCACCGAGCTGGGGGCACCGCACCTGCTGGTCGGTTCGGCGGCGCTGACCCTGACCGGGGTGTTCGGCATGCTCGGCGTCGGGGACGCCGGCCGGGTCTTCGTCGCGGCGATCTTCACCGGGGTCAGCGGGACGACCGGTGCGGTGCTGGCCGTCGGGCCACTGGACGGGCCGCGCGCCGCGGCGGTGCTGGTGGCCGCGGTGACCCTGCTGCTGCCGGCGCTGCCGCTGATCTCGGTACGGGCCGGCAAACTGCCGATGCCGGCGCTGCCGCGTACCGCCGAGGACCTGGTCCGCGACGACCCGCAACCGGACCGGGCGGAGATCTACCGGGCGACGGCCCGCGCCGACGAGGTGCTGACCGGCCTGATGTTCGGTACGGCCGTGGTCGCCGCCGCCGGGTCGGCGGTGCTGGCCTTCTCGGCGACGGTCGGCGCGGTGCTGCTGGTCGCCGTGGTGACGGCCGGTCAGCTGCTGCGGGCCCGGCTGGTCTCGACGATCCGGCACCGGGTGCCGCTGCTGGCCGGCGGCCTGGTCGGTGTCGGTCTGCTGACCCTGATCGGTACGGGCGGGATGGCGGCCGGTACCCGGCTGGCCCTGCTGCCGGTGGTGCTGCTGGTGGTGGCGCTGGTGCTGGCGGCCGGGATGGTCTACAGCCGACGTCCGCCGACGCCCCGGCTGGCCCGGCTCGGCGACGGGCTGGACGTGGTGCTGCAACTGGCCGTGGTGCCGGTGGCCTGCGCCGTGCTCGGCCTGTACGGCTTCATGCGGGCGATCAACGGCTGA
- the eccB gene encoding type VII secretion protein EccB produces the protein MPSRRDQVQSYQFFVQRTTSALVARDPDPAVAPFQRLGGAGLGGIMVAVLCLGAVGVFGFVVPGGATSWQDGASVILEKETGTRYLYRDGHLHPVVNYASALLALESFAPVTDVSRNSLAGTPRGPRIGIPDAPDALPDAKRILTGGWTLCSQAVPDESGELVTTTVLTVGRPPVGGRPTADGALLVRDVDTRHLQLIWRDQRHELVDEDIVLEGLALRSEPVVLVGGAWLNALPAGEPIGSRPVPGRGEPSTALPDAVAGQIYVVENQTGDRQYYLAERDRLAPLTELQAEVLLADPGTRDAYGGEPPTARPVAAATVVGAPRAAESGETGARAPQRRPDILRLTDGRQSVCAGYPPGSHQPQVLVDAQVEPPTQAIVTPARTADGVPLADRVVIEPGHGALVESMPAPDAPAGTLTLVTDLGIRYPLADRAVAAMLGYPEVEPVRLPASLVVRLPGGPALDPAAARRPA, from the coding sequence ATGCCGTCGCGGCGCGACCAGGTCCAGTCGTACCAGTTCTTCGTCCAGCGGACGACGTCCGCGCTGGTGGCCAGGGACCCGGACCCGGCGGTCGCACCGTTTCAACGACTTGGCGGCGCGGGCCTCGGCGGGATCATGGTGGCGGTGCTGTGCCTCGGCGCGGTCGGTGTCTTCGGCTTCGTCGTCCCCGGTGGAGCGACCAGCTGGCAGGACGGTGCCTCGGTGATCCTGGAGAAGGAGACCGGCACCCGCTACCTCTACCGCGACGGCCATCTGCACCCGGTGGTCAACTACGCCTCGGCGCTGCTGGCGCTGGAGTCCTTCGCCCCGGTGACCGACGTGTCGCGCAACTCTCTGGCGGGTACGCCGCGAGGTCCCCGGATCGGCATCCCGGACGCACCGGACGCGTTGCCCGACGCGAAGCGGATCCTGACCGGCGGGTGGACACTGTGTTCGCAGGCCGTCCCGGACGAGTCCGGTGAGCTGGTGACCACCACGGTGCTGACGGTCGGCCGGCCGCCGGTCGGTGGCCGGCCCACCGCCGACGGGGCGCTGCTGGTCCGCGACGTCGACACCCGGCACCTGCAGCTGATCTGGCGGGACCAGCGGCACGAACTGGTCGACGAGGACATCGTCCTGGAGGGCCTGGCGTTGCGCTCCGAGCCGGTCGTGCTGGTCGGCGGGGCCTGGCTGAACGCGTTGCCGGCCGGGGAGCCGATCGGCAGCCGGCCGGTGCCCGGCCGGGGCGAGCCGTCGACCGCACTGCCGGACGCGGTCGCCGGCCAGATCTACGTGGTCGAGAACCAGACCGGCGACCGGCAGTACTACCTTGCCGAACGGGACCGGCTGGCGCCGTTGACCGAGTTGCAGGCCGAGGTGCTGCTCGCCGATCCGGGCACCCGGGACGCGTACGGCGGTGAACCGCCGACCGCACGGCCGGTCGCCGCCGCCACCGTGGTCGGCGCGCCCCGGGCGGCCGAGTCCGGGGAAACCGGCGCCCGGGCGCCGCAGCGCCGACCGGACATCCTGCGGCTGACCGACGGCCGGCAGAGCGTCTGCGCCGGCTACCCGCCCGGCAGCCACCAGCCGCAGGTGCTGGTCGACGCGCAGGTCGAGCCGCCGACACAGGCGATCGTCACCCCGGCGCGCACCGCCGACGGCGTACCGCTGGCGGACCGGGTGGTGATCGAGCCCGGCCATGGCGCGTTGGTCGAGTCGATGCCCGCCCCGGACGCCCCGGCCGGCACCCTGACCCTGGTGACCGACCTCGGCATCCGCTATCCGCTGGCGGACCGGGCGGTCGCCGCGATGCTCGGCTACCCCGAGGTGGAGCCGGTGCGGCTACCCGCCAGCCTGGTGGTGCGGCTGCCGGGCGGTCCGGCGCTGGACCCGGCGGCAGCCCGACGACCAGCCTGA
- the eccCa gene encoding type VII secretion protein EccCa, which yields MGTVVIRRPARRPEPEYPSGEVLLDAPPEVPAPTGRSWGQLMMLLPMLAGSVAMALMYAGRGGSTLSYVAGGLFGLSALGMLATQLSNQAGGPSRQEMAQRRREYLAHLSRQRRRVLRTVRQQREAAFYRHPDPQTLWSVPVGPRLWERRRGDPDFATVRVGLGPQELATPLVPPPPTALEKLEPMCALALRRFLTSYATVPQLPVDMALRGFARVHLRGDPDAARALVRAVIAQATAFHAPDDMLVAVCPAPARREHWEWVKWLPHALHPTRTDATGALRLVSPTVTGLEAMLDDVLANRPRFNLTGGGSAATSGPHLLVVLDGGDPAGSDHLMTDGGVEGVTIVDLSEPPPRVLDRARLVLDVAADGSMTSVTLDGRAQIGTADGCTVAEAEALAMELAPLRLSAASRGEQPLNLEQDLADLLDLGDPYEFDVDRAWTPRPNRDRLRVPLGLTPDGTPVELDLKESAQDGMGPHGLLIGATGSGKSELLRTLVLALAATHSSETLNFVLIDFKGGATFTRLDKLPHTSAVITNLSDELPLVDRMTDAINGELVRRQELLRSAGNYASQRDYEKARAAGAPLEPMPALLIICDEFSELLTAKPDFIDMFVQIGRVGRSLSVHLLLASQRLEEGRLRGLDTHLSYRIGLRTFSAMESRVVLGATDAYELPRSPGHGYLRFGTEPLVRFRAAYVSGTYRSKTAEAVAAGDGDDRVQEYTTQYVAPRLPADARQPAPEPADTTGESLLDILVSRLTGRGKPAHQVWLPPLGDPMTLDQLLSPLVADPERGVTAASPTLQGELRAAVGLIDKPFEQRRDVLWLELGGSAGHTVIVGGPQSGKSTLLRTVVSSLALTHTPREVQIYCLDLGSGALTALRDLPQVGGVATRLDAGQVRRTIAELRLLMAQRERRFAENRIDSMATYRRERRHGGHTDDPFGDVFLVIDGWAAVRAEFEDLEPAINDIANRGLSFGVHLVISAGRWMDLRPAVRDVFGTRLELRLADASDSNLDRRAAMNVPDKSPGRGITPDGMQFLAALPRTDGDADAGTLADGARRFVTEVAAAWQGPGAPPVRLLPAVVPYDSVPDTGRPGVPIGIAEVDLQPVHLDLGTDPHFIVFGDGESGKSSFLRALARGITDRNDLTQARLIVVDYRRSLLGDISEKHQIGYGTSTDVTAGMLTEVVNVMRDRLPPADVTPEQLRTRSWWRGPDLYILVDDYDLVAGGGGNPLLPLLEFLPQARDIGLHLVIARRSGGASRALYEPILMRLRELSSPGLVMSGSRDEGVLLGNVRPGPLPPGRGWLVTRREGTRLVQLLHLPSTS from the coding sequence GTGGGTACGGTGGTGATACGGCGTCCGGCGCGCCGACCCGAGCCGGAGTACCCGTCCGGCGAGGTCCTGCTCGACGCGCCCCCCGAGGTGCCGGCGCCGACCGGCCGGTCCTGGGGGCAGCTGATGATGCTGCTGCCGATGCTGGCCGGCTCGGTCGCGATGGCGCTGATGTACGCCGGGCGGGGCGGTTCGACGCTCAGCTACGTCGCCGGTGGCCTGTTCGGCCTCTCCGCGCTCGGCATGCTCGCCACCCAGCTGTCCAACCAGGCCGGTGGGCCGAGCCGGCAGGAGATGGCGCAGCGGCGGCGCGAGTACCTGGCGCATCTGTCACGGCAGCGTCGCCGGGTCCTGCGGACCGTACGCCAGCAGCGGGAAGCCGCGTTCTACCGGCACCCGGATCCGCAGACGCTGTGGTCGGTGCCGGTCGGTCCCCGGCTGTGGGAACGCCGCCGCGGCGATCCCGACTTCGCCACCGTACGGGTGGGTCTCGGGCCGCAGGAGCTGGCGACGCCGCTGGTCCCACCGCCGCCGACCGCGCTGGAGAAGCTGGAGCCGATGTGCGCGTTGGCGCTGCGCCGGTTCCTGACCAGCTACGCCACCGTGCCGCAGCTGCCGGTGGACATGGCGCTGCGCGGCTTCGCCCGGGTGCATCTGCGCGGCGACCCGGACGCCGCCCGAGCCCTGGTCCGGGCGGTGATCGCCCAGGCCACCGCGTTCCACGCGCCGGACGACATGCTGGTGGCGGTCTGTCCGGCCCCGGCCCGGCGGGAGCACTGGGAGTGGGTCAAGTGGCTGCCACACGCCCTGCACCCGACCCGCACCGACGCGACCGGTGCGCTGCGGCTGGTGTCGCCGACGGTGACCGGGTTGGAGGCGATGCTCGACGACGTGCTCGCCAACCGCCCCCGGTTCAACCTCACCGGCGGCGGGTCCGCCGCCACCTCCGGGCCGCACCTGCTGGTGGTGCTCGACGGCGGTGACCCGGCCGGCTCCGATCACCTGATGACCGACGGCGGCGTGGAAGGAGTGACCATCGTCGACCTGTCCGAGCCGCCGCCACGGGTGCTCGACCGGGCCCGGCTGGTGCTCGATGTCGCCGCCGACGGGTCGATGACCAGCGTCACTCTGGACGGCCGGGCGCAGATCGGCACCGCCGACGGCTGCACGGTCGCCGAGGCGGAGGCGTTGGCGATGGAGTTGGCGCCGCTGCGGCTGTCCGCCGCGTCCCGTGGCGAGCAGCCGCTCAACCTGGAGCAGGACCTGGCCGACCTGCTCGACCTGGGCGACCCGTACGAGTTCGACGTGGACCGGGCGTGGACGCCCCGGCCGAACCGGGACCGGCTGCGGGTGCCGCTCGGGCTGACCCCGGACGGCACCCCGGTCGAGCTGGACCTCAAGGAGTCCGCGCAGGACGGCATGGGCCCGCACGGCCTGCTGATCGGCGCCACCGGCTCCGGCAAGTCGGAGCTGCTGCGCACCCTGGTGCTGGCGCTCGCCGCCACCCACTCGTCGGAGACGCTGAACTTCGTGCTGATCGACTTCAAAGGCGGGGCGACGTTCACCCGGCTGGACAAGCTGCCGCACACCAGCGCGGTGATCACCAACCTCTCCGACGAGCTGCCGCTGGTCGACCGGATGACCGACGCGATCAACGGCGAGCTGGTCCGCCGGCAGGAGCTGCTCCGCTCGGCCGGCAACTACGCCTCGCAGCGTGACTACGAGAAGGCCCGGGCCGCCGGGGCACCGCTGGAGCCGATGCCGGCGCTGCTGATCATCTGTGACGAGTTCTCCGAACTGCTGACCGCCAAGCCAGACTTCATCGACATGTTCGTCCAGATCGGGCGGGTCGGCCGGTCGTTGAGCGTGCATCTGCTGCTCGCCTCGCAGCGGCTGGAGGAGGGCCGGCTGCGCGGGCTGGACACCCACCTGTCGTACCGGATCGGCCTGCGGACCTTCTCCGCGATGGAGAGCCGGGTGGTGCTCGGCGCCACCGACGCGTACGAACTGCCCCGCTCCCCCGGCCACGGCTACCTGCGGTTCGGCACCGAACCGCTGGTACGGTTCCGGGCCGCGTACGTCTCCGGCACGTACCGCAGCAAGACCGCCGAGGCGGTCGCCGCCGGCGACGGCGACGACCGGGTCCAGGAATACACCACCCAGTACGTCGCCCCCCGGCTACCGGCCGACGCCCGGCAGCCGGCACCCGAACCGGCCGACACCACCGGCGAAAGCCTGCTCGACATCCTGGTCAGCCGGCTCACCGGCCGAGGCAAACCCGCCCACCAGGTGTGGCTCCCGCCGCTCGGCGACCCGATGACCCTCGACCAGCTCCTCTCCCCGCTGGTCGCCGACCCCGAACGCGGCGTCACCGCCGCCAGCCCGACCCTGCAGGGCGAGCTGCGGGCCGCCGTCGGCCTCATCGACAAGCCGTTCGAGCAGCGCCGCGACGTGCTCTGGCTGGAGCTCGGCGGCTCCGCCGGGCACACCGTCATCGTCGGCGGACCGCAGAGCGGCAAGAGCACCCTGCTGCGTACGGTCGTGTCGTCGCTCGCCCTCACCCACACCCCGCGCGAGGTGCAGATCTACTGCCTCGACCTGGGCAGCGGGGCGCTCACCGCGCTGCGTGACCTGCCACAGGTCGGTGGGGTCGCCACCCGGCTGGACGCCGGGCAGGTCCGCCGGACCATCGCCGAGCTGCGGCTGCTGATGGCCCAACGGGAACGCCGGTTCGCCGAGAACCGGATCGACTCGATGGCCACCTACCGGCGGGAACGCCGGCACGGCGGGCACACCGACGACCCGTTCGGCGACGTGTTCCTGGTGATCGACGGCTGGGCGGCGGTACGCGCCGAGTTCGAGGACCTGGAGCCGGCGATCAACGACATCGCCAACCGGGGGCTGTCGTTCGGCGTACACCTGGTGATCAGCGCCGGCCGGTGGATGGACCTGCGACCGGCGGTACGCGACGTCTTCGGCACCCGGCTGGAGCTGCGCCTCGCCGACGCCAGCGACTCCAACCTGGACCGGCGGGCGGCGATGAACGTGCCGGACAAGTCACCCGGCCGGGGCATCACCCCGGACGGCATGCAGTTCCTCGCCGCGCTGCCGCGCACCGATGGCGACGCCGACGCCGGGACCCTCGCCGACGGGGCCCGGCGGTTCGTCACCGAGGTCGCCGCCGCCTGGCAGGGCCCGGGTGCGCCACCGGTGCGGCTGCTGCCGGCGGTGGTGCCGTACGACTCGGTGCCGGACACCGGACGCCCCGGCGTGCCGATCGGCATCGCCGAGGTCGACCTGCAGCCGGTGCACCTGGACCTGGGCACCGATCCACACTTCATCGTCTTCGGCGATGGCGAGTCCGGCAAGAGCAGCTTCCTGCGGGCGCTGGCCCGGGGCATCACCGACCGCAACGACCTGACCCAGGCCCGGCTCATCGTCGTCGACTACCGGCGCAGCCTGCTCGGCGACATCAGCGAAAAACACCAGATCGGGTACGGCACCTCGACGGACGTCACCGCCGGCATGCTGACCGAGGTGGTCAACGTGATGCGGGACCGGCTGCCCCCGGCGGACGTGACCCCGGAACAGCTGCGTACCCGCAGCTGGTGGCGCGGCCCTGACCTGTACATCCTGGTCGACGACTACGACCTGGTCGCCGGTGGCGGCGGCAACCCGCTGCTGCCGCTGCTGGAGTTCCTGCCGCAGGCCCGTGACATCGGGCTGCACCTGGTGATCGCCCGGCGCAGCGGCGGGGCCAGCCGGGCACTGTACGAGCCGATCCTGATGCGACTGCGCGAGCTCAGCTCGCCGGGCCTGGTGATGTCCGGCAGCCGCGACGAGGGGGTGCTGCTCGGCAACGTCCGGCCCGGCCCGCTGCCGCCGGGGCGGGGTTGGCTGGTCACCAGGCGGGAAGGCACCCGGCTCGTCCAGTTGCTCCATCTACCGTCCACATCGTGA
- a CDS encoding YbaB/EbfC family nucleoid-associated protein, with protein MDVHGLRARADELMAQFDRMRSGAADLQQQLRAVSATVTSDDGLVTVTVGPRGQVTKVELDPRIYRRPNAAQLSVTVTETIRAATAQTMAEVERICRPLVPDAQFQAHIDFDLEGIFRQLDTDLPGGDRN; from the coding sequence ATGGACGTGCACGGCCTGCGCGCCCGCGCCGACGAGTTGATGGCACAGTTCGACCGGATGCGTTCCGGCGCCGCCGACCTGCAACAGCAACTGCGAGCGGTGTCGGCTACCGTCACCTCCGACGACGGGCTCGTCACCGTCACGGTCGGGCCGAGAGGGCAGGTTACCAAGGTGGAGCTCGACCCGCGCATCTACCGCCGGCCGAACGCCGCGCAGCTGTCCGTCACGGTCACCGAGACCATCCGGGCCGCCACCGCCCAGACGATGGCCGAAGTGGAGCGGATCTGCCGGCCGCTGGTGCCCGACGCGCAGTTCCAGGCACACATCGACTTCGATCTCGAAGGCATCTTCCGCCAGCTCGACACCGACCTGCCCGGGGGTGACCGGAATTGA
- a CDS encoding SUKH-3 domain-containing protein has product MPHPTGSGDDGVPWGLARSPEGTSMLGRDEALDLARRWATDHGAGAGADERIGLHEFEHGYVAWLIPADDSAGPATGPPTGSGSPRIVIDRESGEVSQWPPIPVTVVAERYAAARAAARRFPPDVRPVLEAAGWFPGRDVSAMVDQWAGRWAGELDGLVMTPVARAALTEFGGLTIAQFGSDGTADAGFPTFIHPVRSGLVTEEARVFVDEYDHPVFPLGGNSDGPAELVVDGAGRVLLLHWAGYQYVADDVDTALIRLVRGGPFPPLRPEQLAGPAEGPAGTVSR; this is encoded by the coding sequence GTGCCGCATCCCACAGGCTCCGGTGACGACGGCGTACCGTGGGGTCTCGCCCGCAGCCCGGAGGGAACATCGATGCTCGGTCGCGACGAGGCGCTGGACCTGGCCCGACGATGGGCGACCGACCACGGTGCCGGTGCCGGTGCCGACGAGCGGATCGGCCTGCACGAGTTCGAGCACGGCTACGTCGCCTGGCTGATCCCCGCCGACGACTCAGCGGGCCCGGCGACCGGGCCGCCGACCGGTTCCGGGTCACCGCGGATCGTGATCGACCGGGAGTCCGGCGAGGTCAGCCAGTGGCCGCCGATCCCGGTGACGGTCGTCGCCGAGCGGTACGCCGCCGCCCGGGCCGCCGCCCGCCGGTTCCCGCCGGACGTACGGCCGGTGCTGGAAGCCGCCGGCTGGTTCCCCGGCCGGGACGTCTCCGCGATGGTCGACCAGTGGGCCGGCCGGTGGGCGGGTGAGCTCGACGGGCTGGTCATGACGCCGGTGGCCCGCGCGGCGCTGACCGAGTTCGGCGGGCTGACCATCGCCCAGTTCGGCTCGGACGGCACCGCCGACGCCGGCTTCCCGACCTTCATCCACCCGGTACGCAGCGGTCTGGTCACCGAAGAGGCGCGGGTCTTCGTCGACGAGTACGACCATCCGGTGTTTCCGCTCGGCGGCAACTCGGACGGCCCGGCCGAGCTGGTCGTCGACGGCGCCGGCCGGGTCCTGCTGCTGCACTGGGCCGGCTACCAGTACGTCGCCGACGACGTCGACACGGCGCTGATCCGGCTGGTCCGGGGCGGCCCGTTCCCGCCGCTGCGGCCCGAGCAGTTGGCCGGGCCGGCCGAGGGACCAGCCGGAACCGTCAGCCGTTGA
- the mycP gene encoding type VII secretion-associated serine protease mycosin, whose protein sequence is MRSPTLLLAVALGVLLGVLLTVAPGVLPVVAAAPASAAPGSCRGPADPGPVIPQISWHQRWLAPERSWPVTDGSGVRVAVIDSGVDDDHPQLSGQVTAGADLTGVEADGTVDCASHGTAVASLIAATRVDGVGFHGIAPGVTIVPIRVTERIQAQQDGPDSPADRLAEAIDLAVASDAKVINMSLIMYRADPAVRAAVERAVRADVVLVAAAGNSHQQGASPDPTPYPAAFDGVIGVGAIDENGVRLADSQVGDYVDLVAPGGAVLAASRVSGHQVVAGTSYATPVVSAAAALLRAAEPDLSAADVARRLTATADPAPGGRSEGYGHGVVNPYRAVTERLAAGEPVAAPALPTVVPDAATAQRAARWQQLTRTAVAVAAGTALLLLLVAVAVAALPGGRRRRWQPTRRAVGRSGVASQGGTPAGGASGRSASGTGVPTTGVTGAGSHPAGTDPQEAYFVVPGPAGR, encoded by the coding sequence ATGCGGTCACCGACCCTGCTACTGGCCGTCGCGCTGGGCGTACTGCTGGGCGTACTGCTGACCGTCGCGCCGGGCGTGCTGCCGGTCGTCGCGGCGGCACCGGCGTCCGCCGCCCCGGGCAGTTGCCGCGGCCCGGCCGACCCCGGACCGGTGATCCCTCAGATCTCCTGGCATCAGCGCTGGTTGGCGCCCGAGCGCAGCTGGCCGGTCACCGACGGGTCGGGGGTGCGGGTCGCGGTGATCGATTCCGGTGTCGACGACGACCATCCGCAACTGTCCGGTCAAGTGACCGCCGGCGCCGACCTGACCGGCGTCGAGGCCGACGGCACCGTGGACTGCGCCTCGCACGGCACTGCCGTGGCCAGCCTGATCGCCGCCACCAGGGTGGACGGCGTCGGCTTCCACGGCATCGCCCCGGGGGTGACGATCGTTCCGATCCGGGTCACCGAGCGGATCCAGGCGCAGCAGGACGGCCCCGACTCACCGGCGGACCGGCTGGCCGAGGCGATCGACCTCGCGGTGGCCAGCGACGCGAAGGTGATCAACATGTCGCTGATCATGTACCGCGCGGATCCGGCGGTACGGGCAGCGGTCGAGCGCGCCGTCCGGGCCGACGTGGTGCTGGTGGCCGCAGCCGGCAACAGCCACCAGCAGGGCGCGTCGCCGGATCCGACGCCGTACCCGGCGGCGTTCGACGGGGTGATCGGCGTCGGGGCGATCGACGAGAACGGCGTACGGCTGGCGGACTCGCAGGTCGGTGACTACGTGGACCTGGTGGCGCCGGGTGGGGCGGTGTTGGCGGCGAGCCGGGTGTCCGGGCACCAGGTGGTCGCCGGCACCAGCTATGCCACCCCGGTGGTGAGCGCGGCGGCGGCGCTGCTGCGGGCCGCCGAGCCGGATCTGTCGGCGGCCGACGTGGCCCGGCGGCTGACGGCGACCGCGGATCCGGCACCCGGCGGCCGGTCGGAGGGCTACGGCCACGGGGTGGTCAACCCGTACCGGGCGGTGACCGAACGGCTGGCCGCGGGCGAGCCGGTCGCCGCACCGGCGTTGCCGACGGTCGTGCCGGATGCCGCCACGGCGCAGCGGGCGGCCCGCTGGCAGCAGCTGACCCGGACCGCTGTGGCGGTGGCCGCCGGTACGGCGTTGCTGCTCCTGCTGGTCGCGGTGGCCGTGGCGGCGCTGCCGGGCGGCCGACGCCGCCGCTGGCAGCCGACCCGGCGGGCGGTCGGCCGCAGCGGCGTGGCATCACAGGGCGGTACGCCCGCAGGCGGCGCATCCGGTCGCAGCGCATCCGGTACCGGCGTACCCACTACCGGCGTGACCGGTGCCGGCAGCCACCCGGCGGGCACCGATCCGCAGGAGGCGTACTTCGTGGTGCCCGGACCGGCGGGTCGGTGA
- a CDS encoding WXG100 family type VII secretion target, protein MDIRYDFAALNNAADNCGTAAKNMTQELDGLKTGIQPLVATWEGDAQTAYLTRQAEWESAANDLKDLLNRIEKALREAALRMQAREAANRSKFE, encoded by the coding sequence ATGGACATCCGCTACGATTTCGCCGCGCTCAACAACGCCGCCGACAATTGCGGCACCGCGGCCAAGAACATGACTCAAGAGCTCGACGGCCTCAAGACCGGCATCCAGCCGCTGGTGGCAACCTGGGAGGGCGACGCGCAGACCGCGTACCTGACCCGGCAGGCGGAGTGGGAATCGGCCGCCAACGACCTCAAGGACCTGCTCAACCGGATCGAGAAGGCGCTGCGCGAGGCGGCCCTCCGGATGCAGGCACGCGAGGCGGCCAACCGCTCCAAGTTCGAGTGA